One Candidatus Margulisiibacteriota bacterium genomic window carries:
- a CDS encoding flagellar cap protein FliD N-terminal domain-containing protein has product MANISGMSSGLDTESIINSLMAIKRQQVTNLTQKRDKAQAKESTWGSISADLVSLQVSNYTLSRTATFGAKSAVSSNEGILSISASVSANAGSYSFYVNQQIGRAS; this is encoded by the coding sequence TTGGCAAATATTAGTGGAATGTCTTCTGGTTTAGATACTGAGAGCATCATTAATAGCTTGATGGCTATTAAGAGGCAACAAGTAACAAACCTAACGCAAAAAAGAGACAAAGCTCAAGCAAAAGAAAGCACTTGGGGTAGCATATCTGCAGATTTAGTTTCATTGCAGGTATCTAACTACACTCTTTCTAGAACAGCGACCTTTGGAGCAAAAAGTGCTGTTTCTTCAAATGAGGGCATCCTTTCCATAAGTGCTTCTGTTTCTGCTAATGCTGGGAGTTATTCTTTCTATGTTAATCAGCAGATCGGAAGAGCGTCG
- a CDS encoding flagellar protein FlaG produces MNVNMDVNNLPLTSNQATVMPPKPAKSASPVVLSIPASFGETKSQNVDIAKGVDPIDIDNQIKASQEQIDKAMQQIKEKTKDMSFSVNMRYDERINRTIAKIVDKITGNVIKEIPPEDLVKVAVMIKDMAEGIIIDNQA; encoded by the coding sequence ATGAATGTAAACATGGATGTTAACAATCTGCCTTTAACAAGCAACCAAGCAACTGTAATGCCACCAAAGCCTGCAAAGTCTGCTTCTCCTGTAGTGCTATCTATTCCTGCTTCTTTCGGGGAAACGAAGAGTCAGAATGTGGATATCGCTAAAGGTGTGGATCCTATAGATATTGATAATCAAATAAAGGCGTCACAAGAACAGATAGACAAGGCAATGCAGCAGATTAAGGAAAAGACTAAAGACATGAGCTTTAGTGTTAACATGAGGTATGACGAACGTATTAATAGAACGATTGCCAAGATCGTGGATAAAATAACTGGCAACGTTATTAAGGAAATACCTCCAGAAGATTTGGTGAAAGTAGCAGTGATGATAAAGGATATGGCTGAAGGAATTATTATAGATAATCAGGCATAG
- a CDS encoding flagellin: MRINNNIAALNAWRNLGISSSGMGSSLEKLSSGYRINRGADDPAGLVISNKLRAQIGGLTQAISNASDAVSMVQTAEGALTEMNTMLNSIRGLAVHAANTAANDASSIAADQTAVDKAVESIQRIATTTKFAGKFLLNGSAGGAQATDKVGTLATGNDGITLTANDLDTKAAVALLGATEKGDVSVVVTSAATAGVASATASAATVSIEGAVAFTVANLAGVSATVNIASSTSITMASIAATINSSTGTTGITASLVGSGGVLKLTTAVGASFGFTITTAGSGAAGFISAVGLGTASATTAALVGSNIVGQLKYNANVVSLVGGATNASGGATFTSVQTGWTGLSLKLDATRAANVTASEQGVFTLDAKAKDLKFSLTPDATTADIIKYGIANMQTTKLGLNAVAGETYSGLNAIISNATYNLSDNAEAAVAIIDSAITDVSSERSQLGSFQKFTLETTINNLGVTKENLTASESRIRDVDMAAEMMNFMKNQILVQAGTAMLAQANQVPTSVLQLLG; this comes from the coding sequence ATGAGAATTAATAATAATATAGCAGCATTGAATGCTTGGAGGAACTTAGGTATCTCTTCAAGTGGCATGGGATCTTCTCTTGAGAAGCTATCATCAGGGTACAGAATCAATAGAGGGGCAGACGATCCTGCCGGTTTAGTTATTTCCAATAAGTTAAGAGCACAAATTGGTGGATTAACACAAGCAATCAGTAACGCCAGCGATGCAGTATCTATGGTACAAACAGCTGAAGGTGCGTTAACAGAAATGAATACTATGTTAAATAGTATTAGAGGTTTAGCAGTTCACGCAGCAAATACAGCTGCAAACGATGCAAGCTCTATTGCAGCGGACCAAACAGCGGTAGATAAAGCTGTTGAGTCTATTCAAAGAATTGCCACAACAACTAAGTTTGCGGGCAAATTTTTACTTAATGGTAGTGCAGGTGGCGCACAAGCCACTGATAAGGTAGGGACTCTTGCAACAGGAAATGATGGAATTACCCTTACTGCTAATGACTTAGATACAAAAGCAGCAGTAGCTTTGTTAGGCGCTACTGAAAAAGGAGACGTTAGCGTAGTAGTAACTTCAGCAGCAACTGCAGGAGTTGCTTCAGCAACAGCTAGCGCAGCGACGGTGTCGATTGAAGGTGCTGTAGCATTTACGGTTGCAAACCTAGCAGGTGTTTCTGCAACTGTTAATATCGCATCTAGCACAAGCATAACAATGGCTTCTATTGCAGCTACTATTAATAGTTCAACAGGCACTACAGGAATAACTGCTTCTTTGGTTGGTTCAGGTGGTGTTTTAAAATTAACTACAGCGGTTGGTGCTAGTTTTGGCTTTACAATAACAACAGCAGGTTCTGGAGCAGCAGGGTTTATTTCTGCTGTAGGATTAGGCACAGCAAGTGCTACTACGGCTGCATTAGTTGGTTCTAATATTGTAGGTCAACTAAAGTATAATGCAAATGTCGTATCATTAGTTGGAGGGGCTACAAACGCAAGTGGCGGAGCAACATTCACGTCTGTTCAAACAGGATGGACTGGGTTAAGTCTAAAGTTAGATGCAACAAGAGCAGCAAACGTTACTGCATCTGAACAAGGTGTATTTACTTTGGATGCTAAGGCAAAAGACCTTAAGTTCTCTTTAACTCCTGATGCAACAACTGCGGATATCATCAAGTATGGTATTGCGAATATGCAGACAACTAAATTAGGATTAAATGCAGTAGCAGGAGAAACTTATTCTGGTCTAAATGCAATTATTTCAAATGCGACTTATAACTTAAGTGACAATGCAGAAGCAGCTGTTGCGATTATCGACTCAGCTATCACTGATGTATCGTCAGAGAGGTCACAGTTAGGGTCATTCCAGAAGTTTACTTTAGAAACAACCATTAACAACCTTGGTGTTACTAAAGAAAACTTAACTGCTTCAGAATCTCGTATTAGAGACGTAGATATGGCAGCGGAAATGATGAATTTCATGAAGAATCAGATTTTGGTACAAGCTGGTACTGCGATGTTAGCACAAGCTAACCAAGTTCCAACTTCAGTATTGCAATTGCTTGGATAA
- a CDS encoding UvrD-helicase domain-containing protein — MDRSKVIKASAGTGKTYRLSLEILVLLFSGVEVGEVFSITFTRKAAAEIRDRVIAHLSQLLAYFKGESEDCSILKALQEKGCNVDLFAVEKIRAKLLTNKQDFQVMTIDAFINSVFSGLIAPYLQIEDFVLIDASLNEEIIDEVLVNILRDKQKKQSLNVLIKLNKKLKNLSRYKQFIKFVANQRFILEKIHQEEQEKKITITELKSCLDKMVDLIIQTKGSYFEFVNKNYFQSYEQSISEKDFLNNIRFEYKAMLGLSNFWSKVKLKEINEELTQMYEQFKETLASFIFQIQIVPLMLDLQELLTVILGTYDEIKFRKRTFTYQDIAYYTYKYLYADEMSLIDLERGEVLNVFYEALSSRVKYLLIDEFQDTSVIQWNILFPLIKELSSGSELSGGVICVGDDKQAIYGWRGGEKDLLNNLEQILTVQEAEVLKTSYRSSQSVMLLVNEIFLSIANNTLGERNASWQYEKVACYKQENQGYVQLRVSRQKAGEYDVEQEIEKIVETFSLLLAEGKLHARGTAILLRTSKEMEQAAVALKKRGIPFVLDSSSSILDHKAVKPVLYLLKYLVTGQVSFLFDFIRSDYLGYSLKAIAPLLKANSEAEDVTKLTPFLEIVSFLKDLPKKDPLEQIIIRIFSYFQAGKVFSQLHDQKNIRKFLETVRDFQLNQSNKQSIADLLRYFEQRRKTESFRQVGLESSDSVQIMTIHKSKGMEFDNVFYLLNLAAKEPPQDDYLLYAGFNQNFNSVIDGVVIAPEDKIVIENHASKKYLFERQNRKTFLEELNTIYVALTRAKQNLFFSCMVGKKYEEIAKQKELSGSKKDVQYFLIKEAFHQFCSSQGRNLQSLSSLEDEPLVIGELTNCCLEKSTVSSQEETTIFSPSREGVRGSVPGISLIKKFDSSDHEFDKRIVFAKATYIMKQFEGSMVHEYLSNIKYNEQLEHELACKVLYQKYGDYFSSQDMDKICKKCRAFVNNHLDVFSSKYRVFTEYVVFDGTKEYRVDRLMIDDDAKKVFIVDYKTGEEKEQQQLDTYQRIVSDILGNGYKIETRFVEF; from the coding sequence ATGGATAGATCCAAGGTAATTAAGGCAAGCGCAGGAACAGGCAAGACCTATCGCCTTTCTCTTGAAATCTTGGTGCTTCTTTTTTCAGGTGTTGAGGTTGGTGAAGTTTTTTCAATAACTTTTACTCGTAAGGCTGCAGCAGAAATTAGAGATAGAGTGATCGCGCATTTGTCTCAGCTTCTTGCTTATTTTAAAGGAGAAAGTGAAGACTGCTCCATTCTGAAAGCATTGCAAGAAAAGGGATGCAATGTGGACTTATTCGCAGTTGAAAAAATAAGAGCAAAGTTATTAACAAACAAACAAGACTTTCAAGTCATGACAATAGATGCGTTTATTAACTCTGTGTTCTCTGGGCTCATAGCGCCTTACTTACAAATAGAAGATTTTGTATTAATTGATGCTTCGTTAAATGAAGAAATTATTGACGAAGTTTTAGTGAACATTCTTAGAGATAAACAGAAAAAACAGAGCTTGAATGTTTTGATAAAGCTGAATAAAAAACTTAAGAACCTTTCTCGCTATAAGCAGTTTATTAAATTTGTTGCAAACCAGAGGTTTATTTTGGAAAAGATTCATCAAGAAGAACAAGAGAAAAAAATAACAATCACAGAGTTAAAGAGTTGTTTAGATAAGATGGTTGATTTAATTATTCAAACCAAAGGTTCATATTTTGAATTTGTTAATAAGAATTATTTCCAATCATACGAGCAGTCTATTAGTGAAAAAGATTTTTTAAATAATATTAGATTTGAGTATAAAGCAATGCTTGGACTTTCCAATTTTTGGAGCAAAGTGAAACTGAAGGAAATAAATGAAGAGCTGACCCAGATGTATGAGCAATTTAAGGAAACCTTAGCCAGTTTTATTTTTCAGATCCAAATAGTTCCATTAATGCTGGACTTGCAGGAATTATTAACAGTAATCCTTGGCACGTATGATGAAATTAAATTTAGAAAAAGAACTTTTACTTATCAGGACATTGCTTATTATACTTACAAATACCTTTATGCTGACGAGATGTCTTTGATAGACTTAGAACGGGGAGAGGTGTTGAATGTTTTTTATGAAGCATTATCCTCTAGGGTTAAATATTTACTTATTGATGAATTTCAAGACACCAGTGTTATTCAATGGAATATTTTATTTCCGCTCATAAAAGAGCTTTCTTCGGGTTCTGAATTATCCGGAGGTGTCATTTGCGTCGGTGATGATAAGCAAGCAATTTATGGTTGGCGCGGTGGGGAAAAGGATTTATTAAATAATTTAGAGCAAATACTCACAGTTCAAGAAGCAGAAGTGCTTAAAACATCCTATCGTAGTTCACAATCAGTAATGTTACTTGTAAATGAGATTTTTCTGAGTATCGCAAACAACACCTTGGGCGAGAGAAATGCTTCTTGGCAATACGAGAAAGTAGCTTGTTATAAGCAAGAGAATCAAGGTTATGTCCAGCTTAGAGTTAGTAGACAGAAAGCAGGAGAATATGATGTAGAGCAAGAGATAGAAAAGATAGTAGAAACATTTTCTCTTTTATTAGCAGAGGGCAAATTGCATGCAAGAGGGACCGCCATTTTACTAAGAACCAGTAAAGAAATGGAGCAGGCAGCGGTAGCACTTAAAAAGCGAGGCATTCCCTTTGTTCTTGATAGCTCCTCTTCTATTTTAGATCATAAGGCAGTAAAGCCAGTTCTATATTTATTGAAATATCTGGTCACTGGACAGGTGTCCTTCCTTTTTGATTTTATCAGATCAGATTATTTGGGGTATTCTTTAAAAGCTATTGCTCCATTATTAAAAGCAAATTCTGAGGCAGAAGATGTTACAAAACTAACTCCGTTCTTGGAGATAGTAAGTTTTCTGAAGGATTTACCAAAGAAAGACCCACTTGAGCAGATTATTATTAGAATATTTTCATATTTTCAAGCAGGAAAAGTCTTTTCTCAGTTGCATGACCAGAAAAATATCAGGAAATTTTTAGAAACCGTCAGAGACTTTCAGCTTAATCAATCAAACAAACAAAGCATTGCCGATTTGCTACGGTATTTTGAGCAAAGAAGGAAGACCGAATCTTTTCGCCAAGTTGGACTGGAGTCGAGTGATTCTGTCCAGATTATGACTATTCACAAATCAAAGGGCATGGAGTTTGATAACGTTTTCTATTTGTTAAATCTTGCTGCCAAAGAACCACCCCAAGACGATTATTTACTATATGCAGGTTTTAATCAGAACTTTAATAGTGTTATAGATGGCGTGGTTATCGCGCCAGAGGACAAAATTGTAATCGAGAATCATGCGAGCAAGAAGTATCTATTTGAGCGACAAAACAGAAAAACATTTTTAGAAGAGCTGAATACTATTTATGTTGCACTGACTAGAGCTAAACAAAATTTGTTTTTTAGTTGTATGGTGGGTAAAAAATATGAAGAAATAGCTAAACAAAAGGAGCTATCTGGTTCGAAGAAAGATGTTCAATATTTTTTAATTAAAGAAGCGTTTCACCAGTTTTGCAGTAGTCAGGGAAGAAATTTGCAGAGTCTTTCCTCTTTGGAAGATGAGCCATTAGTTATTGGTGAACTAACAAACTGTTGTCTTGAGAAGAGTACAGTCTCTTCTCAAGAGGAAACAACTATCTTTTCTCCCTCTCGAGAGGGAGTTAGAGGGAGTGTTCCAGGCATTTCGCTAATCAAAAAATTTGATTCCAGCGATCATGAGTTTGATAAAAGAATAGTTTTTGCTAAGGCAACTTATATTATGAAACAATTTGAAGGCTCAATGGTTCACGAGTATTTGTCTAATATCAAATATAACGAACAATTAGAGCATGAACTGGCATGTAAAGTTCTTTATCAAAAATATGGTGATTATTTTTCAAGCCAAGATATGGATAAAATATGCAAGAAATGTAGAGCATTTGTTAACAACCATCTTGATGTTTTTTCTAGCAAATATCGTGTATTTACTGAGTATGTTGTATTTGATGGTACTAAGGAGTATCGAGTGGATAGATTAATGATAGATGATGATGCCAAGAAGGTTTTCATTGTTGACTACAAAACTGGTGAAGAAAAAGAACAACAGCAGTTGGATACCTATCAGCGCATTGTTTCAGACATCTTAGGCAATGGATACAAGATAGAGACAAGGTTTGTAGAGTTCTAA
- a CDS encoding PD-(D/E)XK nuclease family protein produces the protein MNTINLLEPYLTKSNILVFQDEQVKKSFIRNLQDKYSFHEIKYLTLEELKGLLYLQGKPVIKGEKRIVALDNALSVDSKKFFNLHEYLDVGVFSAKFFAFFETLQEANTWDLSDSFFESTADSENQMNWQIASYHQLVLAKEQYLSLISKHGYIDEIFFEASTIDTSFLVGYDQVVFIGIDIFSKREKLIIEKIRAEKPVIELASSEVLSFQKNNLQTFSLNRCSDSFGQLVHCASNSDRDSYDVVIDLANNSMSYAELLDLEVFELKYSVYFTSSRVFSVLKNLELLANSWDGNKIDGFRLEEACSNDDFCKYYQISQEDINNLRKRLDNKTIYFSLSDFSLKKVEADILKLNGLNVVDNLVEFIQGLDLGRLLEDSFDTVLDKLFGLLFSLQQAFNSEVNVGKSLQGVGWLKLLLKRCEHLKLDYLTQKSQEKKLRVVDWNKVWFLENKKLVLLNANENVLSIQHQKTYILTEKQLKVLGARTKEDSNRLQKESFLQMCLRNKQVTVYSVESASEGKQTSSFVEELVLGLPTEKVSQNLVGGDSYYGHYLCNMVSNRILPKTEKSEELVGLSVDDFGEAIGLSSTSFDNLLACPLKFYLEKIVKLNRQKIEESIDIKDNILGNFVHDIFAAVCVETKQFIGQDILFSKALEKINTQKIINSILTKNIDNFPKIYHQSYAQQVVVPVLMESIKKFFMDICGKKFGLKDISRFDVEEEAKEGKYLQVDVIKIDGKEIPIKITGRADLRVELLDGRIYIFDFKTGSTMNDQQLSFYSEYYYEGRVGGEELKPHLYFYQVFDMQEKQAKFVDIKSKIALVWADLANKQEYDFAVTTKACKYCEHEGICRKNG, from the coding sequence ATGAATACAATAAACTTGCTAGAGCCTTATCTTACTAAGTCAAACATTTTAGTTTTTCAGGATGAGCAGGTTAAAAAAAGTTTTATTCGAAATTTACAAGACAAATATAGTTTCCATGAAATTAAATATCTGACACTAGAAGAGTTAAAAGGGCTTTTGTATTTACAAGGCAAACCTGTTATTAAGGGAGAGAAAAGGATAGTTGCTCTAGACAATGCTTTGTCTGTCGATAGCAAAAAGTTTTTTAATTTACATGAATATTTAGATGTTGGAGTTTTTTCTGCTAAATTTTTTGCTTTTTTTGAAACTCTACAAGAAGCGAATACTTGGGATTTGTCAGATAGTTTTTTTGAGTCTACTGCAGATAGTGAAAATCAAATGAATTGGCAGATTGCTAGTTATCACCAACTTGTTTTAGCTAAAGAACAATATTTATCCTTGATAAGTAAACATGGATATATAGATGAAATATTTTTTGAGGCATCAACAATAGATACCAGTTTTTTAGTTGGATATGACCAGGTTGTTTTTATTGGTATTGATATCTTTAGCAAACGTGAGAAGTTAATTATTGAAAAAATACGTGCTGAGAAGCCAGTAATTGAGCTAGCTTCAAGTGAAGTTTTGTCTTTTCAGAAGAATAATTTGCAGACATTTTCCCTGAATAGGTGTTCTGATAGTTTCGGGCAATTAGTGCATTGTGCTAGTAATTCTGACAGAGATTCCTATGACGTAGTGATTGACCTAGCAAATAATTCCATGAGTTATGCGGAATTGCTGGATTTAGAAGTTTTTGAGTTGAAGTATTCTGTCTATTTTACTTCGTCACGAGTTTTTTCGGTCTTAAAGAATTTAGAATTATTGGCAAATAGTTGGGATGGCAACAAAATAGACGGCTTTCGACTTGAGGAAGCATGTAGCAATGATGATTTTTGTAAGTATTATCAGATAAGCCAAGAGGATATAAATAATCTACGTAAGAGGTTAGATAACAAAACAATATATTTTTCCTTGTCGGATTTCTCTCTTAAAAAGGTTGAAGCAGATATTTTAAAACTTAACGGACTAAATGTAGTAGATAATTTGGTGGAATTCATTCAAGGATTAGATTTGGGCAGATTGTTGGAAGATTCTTTCGACACAGTTTTAGATAAGCTCTTTGGTTTGTTATTTAGTCTTCAGCAAGCATTTAACTCGGAAGTTAATGTAGGTAAATCTTTGCAGGGAGTTGGTTGGTTAAAGCTTTTGTTAAAAAGATGCGAGCATCTTAAGTTAGATTACTTGACGCAGAAGTCGCAAGAGAAAAAACTTCGCGTTGTTGATTGGAATAAAGTTTGGTTTTTAGAAAACAAAAAGCTGGTGCTCTTAAACGCTAATGAAAATGTTTTATCTATTCAACATCAAAAAACATACATTCTTACTGAAAAACAATTAAAAGTGCTAGGAGCCAGAACAAAGGAAGATAGTAACAGATTGCAGAAAGAAAGCTTCTTGCAGATGTGTTTAAGGAACAAGCAGGTTACTGTGTATAGCGTTGAAAGCGCTAGTGAAGGCAAGCAAACTAGTTCTTTTGTGGAAGAGTTAGTTTTGGGTTTACCTACAGAGAAAGTCTCCCAAAATCTTGTCGGAGGCGATAGTTATTATGGCCATTATTTGTGTAATATGGTTAGCAACAGGATATTACCCAAGACAGAAAAATCTGAAGAATTAGTTGGTCTTTCGGTAGATGATTTTGGAGAGGCTATTGGTCTAAGCTCAACATCTTTTGACAATTTACTTGCCTGTCCGTTGAAGTTTTATTTAGAGAAAATAGTAAAGTTAAATAGACAGAAAATAGAAGAAAGTATAGACATAAAAGATAATATTTTAGGAAATTTTGTTCATGATATTTTTGCTGCGGTTTGTGTAGAAACAAAGCAGTTTATTGGCCAAGACATCCTTTTTTCCAAGGCCCTGGAAAAAATAAACACCCAGAAAATAATTAATTCAATTCTGACGAAGAATATTGATAATTTCCCTAAAATATATCATCAGTCATATGCTCAGCAGGTTGTTGTACCAGTATTGATGGAGTCAATTAAGAAATTCTTTATGGATATTTGTGGTAAAAAGTTTGGATTAAAAGACATTAGTCGTTTTGACGTGGAAGAAGAGGCTAAAGAAGGCAAGTATTTGCAGGTGGATGTTATTAAGATTGATGGGAAAGAAATCCCTATCAAGATAACAGGGCGGGCAGATTTAAGGGTAGAGCTTCTGGATGGAAGGATATATATCTTTGATTTTAAAACTGGTTCAACAATGAATGACCAGCAACTAAGCTTTTATAGTGAATATTATTACGAAGGAAGAGTCGGTGGTGAAGAATTAAAACCACATTTATATTTTTATCAAGTTTTTGATATGCAGGAAAAGCAAGCTAAGTTTGTTGATATAAAAAGTAAAATTGCTTTGGTTTGGGCTGATTTAGCTAACAAACAAGAGTATGATTTTGCTGTTACAACCAAGGCTTGTAAGTATTGTGAACATGAAGGAATTTGTAGAAAAAATGGATAG